A region from the Lycium barbarum isolate Lr01 chromosome 8, ASM1917538v2, whole genome shotgun sequence genome encodes:
- the LOC132605222 gene encoding uncharacterized protein LOC132605222: MALANNAQAFLLLAVVFSSMFGIGLANYDFNWGPRTWNKTNCPYTHPPNATQTSNKFVVGGSENWHYGFNYMDWARKSAPFYVSDTLVFKYDPPNANGTGFPHSVYLLPNYKSFIRCDFRRAKRIADPTQGAGEGFEFVLKKMQTYYFACGEHQGIHCKTGNMKFAVMPLKHWRF, from the exons ATGGCTTTAGCTAACAATGCACAAGCATTTCTCTTACTTGCAGTAGTGTTCtcatccatgtttggtattggaCTAGCCAACTATGACTTCAACTGGGGACCAAGAACCTGGAACAAAACTAATTGTCCTTATACTCATCCACCAAATGCTACTCAGACTTCCAATAAATTCGTTGTTGGAGGTTCGGAAAATTGGCATTATGGCTTCAACTATATGGATTGGGCTCGCAAGAGTGCTCCTTTCTATGTTAGTGACACCTTAG TGTTCAAGTATGATCCACCAAACGCAAATGGTACTGGATTTCCACACAGTGTTTACTTGTTACCAAACTACAAGAGCTTCATCCGGTGCGACTTCAGGAGGGCTAAAAGAATAGCAGATCCAACTCAAGGTGCAGGGGAAGGATTTGAGTTTGTGTTGAAAAAAATGCAAACTTACTATTTTGCTTGTGGAGAACACCAAGGCATCCATTGCAAGACTGGCAACATGAAGTTTGCTGTTATGCCTCTCAAACATTGGCGTTTTTAA